In Crinalium epipsammum PCC 9333, the following are encoded in one genomic region:
- a CDS encoding trifunctional serine/threonine-protein kinase/ATP-binding protein/sensor histidine kinase, giving the protein MIAISGYKIIEKIYDGVETGVYRAQPDLEENTVIIKILKAKYPTLKEITQLRHEYDISKNLDFAGIIKTYKLENYQNGLFLVLEDLGGLDLKKFLDTHKIDLKDFCEIALQLTDALTVLYEHHIIHKDIKPHNIIIQPITKQVKITDFSIASRLSRENPTINNPNGMEGTLTYISPEQTGRMNRSIDYRTDFYSLGVTFYEMLTGEVPFKSSEPIELVHAHIAKKPIPPIELNPEIPQVISDIVMKLLAKTAEDRYQSALGIKADLEICLNELQNTGSISNFTPGQEDLFAQFVIPQKLYGRETEVATLMAAFERASQGSAEMMLVSGYSGIGKSSLVNEVHKPIVRDRGYFISGKFDQFKRNIPYASVIEAFQDLIRQLLTETSAKIANWKEKLLNALGENGQVITEVLPDVELIIGEQPDVPKLGATESQNRFNRVFQNFSHVFSTKEHPLVLFLDDLQWADSASLKLIQLLITDPDSQYLLFIGAYRDNEVSPTHPLILTLEEIQKLGSTINNIVLTPLDISHVRELVADTLHDQINRSQPLANLVFNKTQGNPFFLTQLLQSLYEEKLLTFDFNVGNWQWNIEQIQGIGITDYSVVQLLAKNIQKLPKSTQRVLKLAACIGNTFNLDVLAIINEKSQPETAEDLWSSLQAGLILPLNEAYKIPLSFDENKSGALILQDFKVSYKFLHDRVQQAAYSLIPEAEKKETHLKIGQLLLEKTNPEERKENIFALVNQLNFGTELITSDAEKYELVELNLIAGIRAKLSNAYEAARKYLNVALALIPENSWQNQYELALALYVEAVEVEYLNIDFEQAEKLSEIVITQAKDLLDKIQVYEYKILFYLAQSQPNVAIELSLQVLEMLNITLAETPPEKLNIEDLVKLPEMQDPHKLAAMRILMVLMPAAAFVNPALLPASAFTMVNLSSQHGNSALAAYSYATYALLLCQFLGDIEAGYKFSQLSLKILEDFNGKKIKAKIFNIVNGFVIHWKAHARETVEPLREGVQVGIETGDIEYACYNAATYSAYIFYIGEPLNFVNQQQSIYVDMMLKLQQKTQVEYAQIFRQLVFCLSKEVTNKYSLCGDFFNTAEMLPIFIGNKNFLLVFVTYLANTLISYWFKNYEQAVTNAMQATQYAFAASGFIHITEHNFYYSLALLGAYPDVENSLQQQYMQQVENNQQAMQLWAENAPANYQHKYDLINAEKARILGNIGEAMEYYDRAIKAAKKQQYTQEEGLANELAAEFYFSRGKDKVATTYLTDAYYCYIHWEATAKVKDLELRYPQIFSQILARKNFSIDLDKTTSLTTAVGTFALDLTTVMKASQTLSREILLNDLIEKLMKIVMENAGAQNSCLILDKKGKLVVEATVFVDKNDLVLFPSIPLEDSETLPLSLINYVARTQENVVLRDAGREGNFITDAYIVKAKLKSILCVPIINQGTVIGILYLENNLTAGAFTPERLEVLRILSTQAAISLKNAMLYANLETATEELKVANTKLEEYSRTLEQKVETRTLELKDKNLRLEQTLTELQQTQTQLIQTEKMSSLGQLVAGIAHEINNPVNFIHGNILHASEYIDGLLNLVNLYQEQYPNSTPKIQDEIEAIDLEFLREDLPKVIESMQIGSERIRQIVLSLRNFSRLDEAEMKKVDIHEGIDSTLLILQHRLKAKSEHSEIKIIKEYGDLPKVECYPGQLNQVFMNIVSNAIDVLEEYDSKRSGLERQQNPCTIRIHTHLIDGNKVKISIADNGSGMREEVRSKIFDPFFTTKSVGSGTGLGLSISYQIVVEKHRGHLECISSPGKGAEFIITIPTS; this is encoded by the coding sequence ATGATTGCCATCTCAGGTTACAAAATTATAGAAAAAATTTACGATGGTGTAGAAACTGGCGTTTATCGCGCACAACCAGATCTTGAAGAAAATACAGTTATTATTAAAATTCTTAAAGCTAAATATCCTACCTTAAAAGAAATTACTCAATTAAGACACGAGTATGATATTTCAAAAAATCTCGATTTTGCAGGAATCATTAAAACTTATAAATTAGAGAATTATCAAAATGGACTTTTCCTTGTCTTAGAGGACTTAGGAGGATTAGATCTAAAAAAATTCCTAGATACTCATAAAATTGACTTAAAAGATTTTTGTGAAATTGCTCTACAACTAACAGATGCACTCACAGTCTTATATGAACATCACATTATTCATAAAGACATTAAGCCACACAATATTATTATTCAGCCAATTACGAAGCAAGTAAAAATAACAGATTTTAGTATTGCATCACGTCTATCTAGGGAAAACCCTACTATTAATAACCCTAATGGGATGGAAGGTACTCTGACTTATATTTCGCCAGAGCAAACTGGTAGAATGAATAGGTCAATTGACTACCGGACAGACTTTTATTCATTAGGGGTTACTTTTTATGAAATGCTGACGGGAGAAGTACCTTTTAAATCATCCGAACCAATAGAATTAGTTCATGCTCATATTGCTAAAAAACCAATTCCGCCTATTGAATTAAATCCAGAAATTCCTCAAGTTATCTCTGACATTGTGATGAAATTGTTAGCCAAAACTGCTGAGGACAGGTATCAAAGTGCGTTAGGGATAAAAGCCGACTTAGAAATCTGCTTAAACGAATTACAAAATACTGGCAGTATTAGTAACTTTACTCCAGGTCAGGAAGATTTATTTGCTCAATTTGTTATCCCCCAAAAACTCTATGGTAGAGAAACGGAAGTAGCTACCTTGATGGCTGCCTTTGAGCGTGCCAGTCAAGGTAGTGCCGAAATGATGCTAGTAAGCGGTTATTCAGGCATCGGTAAATCTTCTTTGGTTAATGAAGTTCATAAACCCATCGTTCGCGATCGCGGTTATTTTATATCTGGTAAGTTTGATCAATTTAAGCGTAATATTCCTTATGCTTCCGTTATTGAAGCTTTCCAAGATTTAATTAGGCAGTTACTAACAGAAACATCTGCTAAAATCGCTAATTGGAAAGAAAAACTGCTTAATGCTTTGGGTGAAAATGGGCAAGTAATTACTGAAGTTCTTCCTGATGTTGAATTAATTATTGGTGAGCAACCAGATGTGCCAAAACTGGGAGCTACAGAATCTCAAAATCGCTTTAATCGAGTTTTCCAAAACTTTAGTCATGTTTTTAGCACCAAAGAACACCCACTGGTTTTATTTTTAGATGATTTACAATGGGCAGATTCTGCTTCTCTTAAATTAATTCAGCTTTTAATAACTGATCCTGATAGTCAATACTTACTATTTATCGGAGCGTATCGCGATAACGAAGTTAGCCCTACTCATCCATTAATTTTAACGTTGGAAGAAATTCAAAAGTTGGGTTCAACTATCAATAATATTGTCCTTACTCCTTTAGATATTTCTCACGTTCGCGAATTAGTAGCGGACACTCTGCACGATCAGATAAACAGATCGCAGCCATTAGCAAATTTAGTTTTTAATAAAACCCAAGGTAATCCTTTTTTCTTAACACAATTACTACAGTCACTTTATGAAGAAAAACTGTTAACATTTGACTTCAATGTAGGTAACTGGCAGTGGAATATTGAGCAAATTCAAGGAATTGGAATTACTGATTATAGTGTAGTTCAACTACTAGCTAAAAATATTCAAAAACTCCCGAAAAGCACACAGAGGGTATTAAAATTAGCTGCTTGTATTGGTAACACATTTAACTTAGATGTTCTGGCGATCATTAATGAAAAATCTCAACCGGAAACAGCAGAGGATTTGTGGTCGTCTCTGCAAGCAGGTTTAATTCTCCCTCTTAATGAAGCTTACAAAATTCCGTTATCTTTTGATGAAAATAAGTCAGGAGCTTTAATATTACAAGATTTTAAAGTTTCCTACAAATTTCTGCATGATCGAGTGCAACAAGCAGCTTATTCCTTAATTCCTGAAGCTGAGAAAAAGGAAACTCACCTAAAAATTGGTCAACTGCTGCTGGAAAAAACTAATCCAGAGGAGCGGAAAGAAAATATTTTTGCCTTAGTTAACCAATTAAACTTTGGCACTGAGTTAATTACCAGTGATGCCGAAAAATATGAATTGGTGGAATTAAATTTAATTGCAGGAATTAGAGCTAAATTATCCAATGCTTATGAAGCGGCACGTAAGTATTTAAATGTGGCTTTAGCTCTAATTCCTGAAAATAGCTGGCAAAATCAGTATGAATTGGCACTGGCACTTTATGTAGAAGCTGTAGAAGTTGAGTATCTCAATATTGATTTTGAGCAAGCAGAAAAGCTTTCAGAAATTGTCATAACTCAAGCTAAAGATTTATTAGATAAAATTCAGGTATACGAATATAAAATTTTATTTTATCTTGCTCAGAGCCAACCTAATGTGGCAATAGAGTTATCGTTGCAAGTGTTGGAAATGTTAAATATAACATTAGCAGAAACACCTCCTGAGAAATTAAATATTGAAGATTTAGTTAAACTACCAGAAATGCAAGATCCTCATAAATTAGCTGCTATGAGGATCTTAATGGTTTTAATGCCTGCTGCTGCTTTTGTTAATCCAGCACTTTTACCTGCGAGTGCATTTACAATGGTCAATTTATCTAGCCAGCATGGAAATTCTGCACTTGCAGCTTATTCCTATGCTACTTACGCTTTATTACTGTGCCAATTCTTAGGAGATATTGAAGCTGGATATAAGTTCTCTCAATTATCTTTAAAAATACTAGAAGACTTTAACGGAAAAAAAATTAAAGCTAAAATTTTCAATATTGTCAATGGTTTTGTAATTCATTGGAAAGCTCATGCTAGGGAAACAGTAGAACCGCTACGTGAGGGAGTTCAAGTAGGTATAGAAACTGGCGATATAGAATATGCTTGTTATAATGCAGCCACCTATAGTGCTTATATCTTTTATATAGGCGAACCGCTCAATTTTGTGAATCAGCAGCAGTCAATATATGTTGATATGATGCTGAAATTACAACAAAAAACGCAGGTAGAATATGCCCAAATATTTAGGCAACTTGTATTTTGTCTTAGTAAAGAAGTCACAAATAAATATAGTTTATGTGGCGATTTTTTTAATACAGCAGAAATGTTGCCTATCTTTATCGGAAATAAAAATTTTCTTTTAGTTTTTGTTACTTATCTTGCCAATACCCTTATCTCATATTGGTTTAAGAATTACGAACAAGCTGTAACCAATGCTATGCAAGCGACGCAATACGCCTTCGCAGCAAGTGGTTTTATACATATTACAGAACACAATTTTTACTACTCTTTAGCATTACTTGGTGCATATCCTGATGTAGAAAACAGTTTGCAACAGCAGTATATGCAACAAGTGGAAAACAATCAGCAAGCTATGCAACTTTGGGCAGAGAACGCCCCGGCTAATTATCAACATAAATATGATTTAATTAATGCAGAAAAAGCACGAATTTTGGGTAATATTGGCGAAGCAATGGAATATTACGATCGCGCTATTAAAGCAGCCAAAAAGCAGCAATATACTCAAGAAGAAGGTTTAGCCAATGAGTTAGCAGCGGAGTTTTATTTTTCACGAGGCAAAGATAAAGTTGCTACTACATATCTCACTGATGCTTACTACTGTTATATCCACTGGGAAGCCACAGCAAAAGTCAAAGATTTAGAATTAAGATATCCTCAAATATTTTCCCAGATACTTGCTAGAAAAAACTTTAGTATAGATTTAGATAAAACAACGTCCTTAACCACTGCTGTCGGTACATTTGCTTTAGATTTAACGACAGTAATGAAAGCGTCACAAACCCTGAGTCGAGAAATACTTCTCAATGATTTAATTGAGAAACTGATGAAAATTGTGATGGAAAATGCTGGCGCTCAAAATAGTTGCTTAATTTTAGATAAGAAAGGTAAGCTAGTCGTAGAAGCAACGGTATTTGTAGATAAAAATGACCTTGTTTTATTTCCCTCTATACCCCTTGAGGATAGTGAAACATTGCCGCTATCTTTAATTAACTATGTGGCGAGAACACAAGAAAATGTAGTTCTTAGAGATGCTGGCAGGGAAGGTAATTTTATTACAGATGCTTACATTGTCAAAGCAAAACTTAAGTCCATTTTGTGCGTACCTATCATTAATCAAGGTACGGTTATTGGTATTCTTTACTTAGAAAATAATTTGACTGCTGGGGCGTTTACCCCAGAAAGGTTAGAGGTTTTAAGGATTCTTTCTACCCAAGCTGCTATCTCCCTTAAAAATGCGATGCTGTATGCCAACTTGGAAACAGCTACAGAAGAATTGAAAGTAGCTAACACTAAGTTAGAGGAGTACAGCCGCACCTTGGAGCAAAAGGTGGAAACAAGAACCCTGGAATTAAAAGATAAGAATTTACGTTTGGAACAAACACTAACAGAATTGCAGCAAACACAGACTCAACTTATTCAAACTGAGAAGATGTCGAGTTTGGGGCAGTTAGTTGCTGGAATTGCACATGAAATTAATAATCCTGTTAATTTCATTCATGGCAATATACTTCATGCTAGTGAATATATTGATGGTTTGTTGAATTTAGTTAATCTTTATCAAGAGCAATACCCAAATAGCACGCCTAAAATTCAAGACGAGATAGAAGCAATTGATCTAGAATTTCTCCGTGAAGATTTACCAAAAGTGATTGAATCTATGCAAATAGGTTCAGAGCGTATCCGCCAGATTGTGCTCTCACTTCGCAACTTTTCTCGTTTAGATGAAGCGGAGATGAAAAAAGTTGATATTCACGAAGGAATTGATAGCACCTTACTGATTTTGCAGCATCGCTTAAAAGCCAAATCAGAACATAGCGAAATTAAAATTATTAAAGAATACGGCGATTTACCAAAAGTTGAATGTTACCCTGGGCAGCTAAATCAAGTATTTATGAATATTGTAAGTAATGCAATTGATGTCTTAGAAGAATATGACTCTAAACGTTCAGGATTGGAAAGACAGCAAAACCCCTGTACTATTCGCATTCATACACATTTGATAGATGGTAATAAAGTAAAGATTAGTATAGCTGACAATGGTTCTGGGATGAGGGAAGAAGTACGCTCAAAAATATTTGACCCATTTTTCACAACCAAATCTGTAGGTTCTGGTACTGGTCTGGGATTATCTATTAGCTATCAAATTGTGGTTGAAAAACACCGTGGTCATTTGGAGTGTATTTCCTCACCTGGTAAAGGAGCAGAGTTTATTATTACTATTCCTACTTCATAG
- a CDS encoding plasmid replication protein, CyRepA1 family has translation MYRFLSDQHLEELVTRSGIDCNLADLNFKSLQGRLFYEYLLICDRIPRNNAGQVSHGLLQRYADGEKGGWWCSGLDPLNDWGAMEWGCYKPNHPRQNQDGKLIKYEHPPLTPTRMFCLRVTLEIWQRTSSRYHVAMPENIVITESGEAVGFWAWVVENNISVIICEGAKKAAALLSQGYAAIALPGITSGYRVTKDCVGKVMGRQLIPDLAVFTKSARTFYICFDYETQPKTINAVNNAIAQLGELLQQTASLVKVIRLPGLEKGVDEFIVAQGAIAFQTVYQNSTDLETDLAKIKPHSQLTYKPTLTLNRRYLGKLPFPKSGLVGVKSPKGTGKTTALLDVVTEAQKNHQPVLLLTHRIQLGRFLCDKIGVEWINHKKLEEELSSQKSAVRMTSVESPILTSLPVNKVEGWSSPILQVTKKSQSLGLCIDSIWKLKPEDWQGAIIILDEVEQSLWHLLNSSTCKDKRVLILKKFQQLISIILQTGGLVIAQDADLSDLSLDYMKGLAEISIEPWVVVNEWKPQTGCDVTFYNTPNPTALIQQLEQDLILGRKCYVTTDSRSGRYSSEAIEQYIKQRLEQFQKKYPKTLVVSSQTTSTHKHEALDFIKDINQKVKEYSAVFVTPSLGTGVSIDVEHFDSVYGIFQGVIPDWEARQALARVRPNVTRHVWCAKRGVGLIGSGSKNYRVLSHWYQENHKENLALMSPLHKVDVDLPLVYDFIHLRNWARFAARVNGSITLFRYSMQAGLIAEGHQVKVISNTFTKDRLTELRKALIIAAPKDWETSKKLLREIVNTKKDFVENSNKSQSIKTHIRQIRQDKEVKIAYAVANAPEISYREYQLLNNRFITEEESYKLQKYILQQRYGVTVTPRLKQLDDQGYYPQLLLHYYLTHDSEYFRIRDKQEWYQQLWMGDGKVFIPDVKTYTLKIEALRALGVTQFLEPEREFQENDSDLINLKLKAQVYSKHIKRSLGIKLPVDGRACVSTIKILSIVLSLLGLKLKVSELTNSGQGDRIKIYCIDPATLNDGRQEIFSVWDASDALRLSVSQSGFHNLGLGKGIMPNNSQSTSTVALL, from the coding sequence ATGTATCGCTTTTTATCTGATCAACATTTAGAAGAATTAGTCACTCGCAGTGGTATTGACTGTAATTTGGCTGATCTAAATTTCAAATCACTGCAAGGAAGACTATTTTACGAGTATTTGTTGATTTGCGATCGCATTCCCCGTAATAATGCAGGTCAGGTTAGTCATGGGTTGCTACAACGCTATGCAGATGGGGAAAAAGGCGGCTGGTGGTGTTCAGGGTTAGATCCCCTGAATGATTGGGGTGCAATGGAGTGGGGGTGTTATAAGCCAAACCATCCTCGGCAAAACCAAGATGGCAAACTGATTAAGTACGAACATCCACCTTTGACACCTACGCGGATGTTTTGTTTAAGGGTAACTCTGGAGATATGGCAGCGAACCTCGTCACGTTACCACGTTGCTATGCCAGAAAACATTGTAATTACAGAATCAGGGGAAGCAGTTGGATTTTGGGCGTGGGTAGTTGAAAATAATATTTCTGTAATTATTTGTGAAGGTGCGAAGAAGGCTGCTGCGCTATTATCTCAAGGTTATGCTGCGATCGCATTACCAGGAATTACTAGCGGCTATCGTGTTACAAAAGACTGTGTTGGCAAAGTGATGGGGCGACAGTTAATCCCAGATTTAGCAGTATTTACGAAATCTGCACGCACATTTTATATTTGTTTTGATTACGAAACCCAACCTAAGACAATTAATGCAGTTAATAATGCGATCGCGCAATTAGGTGAACTTTTACAGCAAACAGCAAGTCTCGTCAAAGTTATTAGATTACCTGGATTAGAAAAAGGTGTTGATGAATTTATTGTTGCCCAAGGTGCGATCGCATTTCAAACCGTATATCAAAACAGTACTGACTTAGAAACAGATCTGGCAAAAATTAAACCTCATAGCCAACTAACTTACAAACCAACACTTACACTTAACCGTCGCTATTTAGGAAAACTACCTTTTCCCAAATCTGGATTAGTTGGGGTGAAATCACCTAAAGGGACAGGCAAAACTACAGCACTTTTGGATGTAGTTACAGAAGCTCAAAAAAACCATCAACCTGTTTTATTACTTACTCATAGAATCCAATTAGGGCGGTTTTTATGTGACAAGATTGGCGTGGAATGGATTAATCACAAAAAATTAGAAGAAGAACTCAGCAGTCAAAAGTCAGCAGTCAGAATGACAAGTGTTGAATCCCCCATTCTGACTTCTCTCCCTGTCAACAAAGTTGAAGGGTGGAGTTCCCCAATACTGCAAGTAACTAAAAAATCCCAATCACTCGGACTATGTATTGATTCTATATGGAAGCTAAAACCTGAAGATTGGCAAGGTGCAATTATCATCTTAGATGAAGTCGAGCAATCTTTATGGCATTTGCTGAACAGTTCCACCTGTAAAGACAAGCGCGTATTAATTTTGAAAAAATTCCAGCAGTTAATTTCTATTATATTGCAAACAGGTGGATTAGTAATCGCTCAAGATGCAGATTTATCTGACCTTTCTTTAGATTATATGAAAGGGCTTGCAGAAATTTCCATTGAGCCTTGGGTTGTAGTCAATGAGTGGAAACCTCAAACTGGTTGTGATGTTACATTTTACAATACTCCCAATCCCACAGCTTTAATTCAACAATTAGAACAAGATTTAATTCTAGGACGTAAGTGTTATGTTACTACCGATAGTCGCTCTGGACGCTATAGTTCAGAAGCAATCGAACAATACATCAAACAGCGTCTAGAACAGTTTCAAAAAAAATATCCCAAAACCTTAGTAGTGAGTAGCCAAACAACCAGCACCCACAAGCACGAGGCACTTGATTTTATTAAAGATATTAATCAAAAAGTTAAAGAATATAGCGCGGTTTTTGTGACACCTAGTTTAGGTACAGGAGTTAGCATTGATGTAGAACATTTTGATAGCGTTTATGGCATTTTTCAGGGGGTAATTCCTGATTGGGAAGCGCGGCAGGCATTAGCTAGAGTACGCCCTAATGTTACTCGTCATGTTTGGTGTGCAAAACGTGGTGTGGGATTAATTGGTAGTGGTAGCAAAAATTATCGGGTATTGTCTCATTGGTATCAGGAAAATCACAAGGAAAACTTGGCTTTAATGAGTCCACTTCATAAAGTTGATGTAGATTTACCATTAGTTTATGATTTCATTCATTTAAGAAATTGGGCTAGATTTGCCGCCAGAGTAAATGGGTCAATTACTTTATTTCGCTACTCAATGCAAGCAGGATTAATCGCTGAAGGGCATCAAGTTAAAGTCATTAGTAATACTTTTACAAAAGATCGTTTAACAGAATTACGCAAAGCTTTGATAATAGCAGCACCAAAAGATTGGGAAACCTCTAAAAAGCTTTTAAGAGAAATTGTTAACACAAAAAAAGATTTTGTTGAAAACAGTAACAAATCTCAATCTATCAAAACTCACATTCGGCAGATTCGCCAGGACAAAGAAGTAAAAATAGCTTATGCTGTTGCTAATGCGCCTGAGATTAGTTACAGGGAATATCAATTGTTAAATAATCGTTTTATAACTGAGGAAGAAAGCTATAAATTGCAGAAATACATTTTGCAGCAACGTTATGGTGTAACCGTCACGCCTAGATTAAAACAATTAGATGACCAAGGATATTATCCACAGCTTTTACTTCATTACTATTTAACCCATGACAGCGAATATTTCAGAATTAGGGATAAACAAGAATGGTATCAGCAGTTATGGATGGGCGATGGTAAGGTTTTTATTCCAGATGTAAAAACTTATACACTAAAAATTGAGGCGTTGAGAGCTTTGGGAGTTACGCAATTTCTTGAACCTGAGCGCGAATTTCAAGAAAATGACTCAGATTTAATTAATTTGAAACTTAAAGCACAAGTGTATAGCAAGCATATTAAAAGATCACTGGGAATTAAATTACCTGTTGATGGACGCGCCTGTGTCTCTACTATCAAAATTCTGAGTATAGTTTTAAGTTTATTAGGGCTAAAGCTGAAGGTATCTGAGCTTACAAACTCAGGGCAGGGCGATCGCATTAAGATTTATTGCATTGATCCAGCAACGCTTAATGATGGTAGACAAGAAATTTTTTCAGTTTGGGATGCTAGTGATGCTTTAAGACTAAGTGTTTCTCAATCCGGATTTCATAACTTAGGCTTAGGAAAAGGGATTATGCCTAATAATTCTCAAAGTACGTCTACAGTTGCCCTGTTGTGA
- a CDS encoding NAD(P)-dependent oxidoreductase: MKVGFIGLGNMGQPIASNLIKAGHELTVYNRTKSRAEELLSLGAQVADSPGQAAQEAEVLITMLANDAAVEQVIFGTENSTGAIEELPTGAIHISMSTISAACGQQLASVHAQAGQGYISAPVFGRPEAAAKLWVIAAGDSQQIEQCRPLFDAISQGVFIVGEEPSKANIVKLAGNFMIASMLEAFGESFALMQKSGVEPKQFLEIINTALFKSPIYENYGKLIVEEKYEPAGFKLSLGLKDVRLVLEAAETATVPMPLASIIHDHFLSGVARGYGDIDWAGLGLINALDAGIEQKPDQ; the protein is encoded by the coding sequence ATGAAAGTAGGATTTATCGGACTCGGCAACATGGGTCAACCAATCGCCAGTAACCTGATCAAAGCAGGGCATGAGTTGACAGTATATAACCGCACCAAAAGTCGTGCAGAAGAACTACTATCCTTGGGCGCACAAGTAGCTGATTCCCCAGGTCAAGCAGCCCAAGAAGCTGAAGTATTAATTACTATGCTGGCTAATGATGCAGCAGTAGAGCAAGTAATTTTTGGTACGGAAAATAGTACTGGTGCAATTGAGGAATTGCCCACTGGTGCGATACATATCTCCATGAGTACTATTAGCGCCGCCTGTGGACAACAACTAGCATCAGTACACGCCCAAGCAGGACAAGGTTACATCTCCGCCCCAGTCTTTGGCAGACCAGAAGCAGCAGCAAAACTTTGGGTAATAGCAGCCGGAGATTCCCAGCAAATTGAGCAATGTCGTCCCTTATTTGATGCCATCAGCCAGGGTGTATTTATAGTAGGTGAAGAACCATCAAAAGCCAATATTGTCAAGTTGGCAGGTAACTTTATGATTGCCTCAATGCTAGAAGCTTTCGGAGAATCATTTGCATTGATGCAAAAATCAGGCGTAGAACCCAAGCAATTTTTAGAAATTATCAACACTGCCTTATTCAAATCACCTATTTACGAGAACTACGGTAAATTGATTGTGGAAGAAAAATACGAGCCTGCCGGGTTTAAATTAAGCTTAGGACTCAAAGATGTGCGGTTAGTTTTAGAAGCTGCGGAAACTGCCACCGTACCTATGCCCTTAGCCAGCATAATCCATGACCATTTTCTCTCAGGAGTTGCACGTGGATATGGTGATATTGATTGGGCGGGTTTAGGGTTAATTAATGCCCTCGATGCCGGAATTGAACAAAAGCCTGATCAATGA